One Magnetovibrio sp. PR-2 genomic window carries:
- a CDS encoding sarcosine oxidase subunit gamma — protein MTAISPISFFKSQKSAPLQLVDLSMVSRAGAKGTDTPAWMKAAGLPLPEASNTSVRHEGGLVARLAPGEVLLLDNPRAPGSWTQDAMTHLGAGQGLCFPMPRFDSHAWFTVVGEAAPQMFAKVCGVDLRPKAFADLQIAQTSVARINAIVIRDDETFKDKSKFPSYHVLADWTSARSLWAYLMDAMAEFDGGPVSIADLS, from the coding sequence ATGACCGCAATCAGCCCCATCTCATTTTTTAAAAGCCAAAAGTCTGCCCCCTTGCAGTTGGTGGATTTGTCTATGGTGTCGCGTGCCGGCGCGAAAGGAACAGATACGCCAGCGTGGATGAAAGCCGCAGGACTTCCCTTGCCCGAAGCCTCGAACACCTCGGTGCGTCACGAAGGTGGTTTGGTTGCGCGCTTGGCTCCGGGTGAAGTTTTGCTGTTGGACAATCCGCGCGCACCGGGTTCGTGGACCCAAGATGCCATGACGCATCTGGGGGCGGGGCAGGGGCTCTGTTTTCCCATGCCGAGGTTCGATTCGCACGCTTGGTTCACGGTCGTGGGTGAAGCCGCCCCACAAATGTTCGCCAAAGTGTGCGGTGTCGATTTGCGCCCCAAAGCCTTTGCAGACCTTCAGATTGCACAGACTTCGGTGGCGCGCATTAATGCCATTGTGATCCGCGATGATGAGACCTTCAAAGACAAATCAAAATTCCCAAGCTATCATGTGCTCGCCGATTGGACGTCTGCACGCTCGCTCTGGGCGTATTTAATGGACGCCATGGCAGAGTTCGACGGCGGTCCCGTCTCAATCGCGGACCTCTCATGA
- the glnT gene encoding type III glutamate--ammonia ligase: protein MSKAAAAKTKDLQAKAKSLGIKYFLVSFVDLFGTLRAKLVPTSAIKGMQKDGAGFAGFAAHLDMSPADPDLFGVPDPDSLIQLPWQKDVGWLASDLVMEGKSVGQGPRNLLKDQVAKATKKGLHMKSGVECEYFLLTPEGNALADPLDTQDKPCYDQSALMRQYDLISEICDCMSDLGWGPYQNDHEDANGQFEMNWDYDDALVTADRHVFFKFMAKTLAEKRGMRATFMPKPFNHLTGNGCHMHVSVWDKTGNKNLFADKKDEMGISKIGYQFMGGVMHSADALCAIFNPTVNSYKRINAPITASGATWSPNTVTFTGNNRTHMVRIPDAGRFEFRLMDGSTNPYLSQAGVLAAGLDGVENNRDPGERLDINMYEDGHTLHDVKKLPLNMLDALRLMETSDVVRAGLGSEFVDSYLKMKMQEWNNFMSHASTWERANTLDC from the coding sequence ATGAGCAAGGCGGCGGCAGCCAAAACCAAAGACCTTCAGGCGAAGGCAAAATCCTTAGGCATCAAGTATTTCCTGGTGAGCTTCGTCGATCTGTTCGGCACGTTGCGCGCTAAGTTGGTGCCGACGTCTGCGATCAAGGGCATGCAAAAGGACGGTGCAGGCTTCGCCGGTTTTGCCGCGCACTTGGATATGAGCCCCGCCGACCCCGACCTGTTCGGTGTGCCCGATCCCGACAGCCTTATTCAACTGCCGTGGCAAAAGGACGTGGGTTGGTTGGCCTCTGACTTGGTGATGGAAGGCAAAAGCGTCGGCCAAGGCCCGCGCAATTTGTTGAAGGATCAAGTCGCGAAAGCCACCAAAAAAGGTCTGCACATGAAATCCGGTGTGGAGTGCGAATACTTTTTGCTGACGCCGGAAGGCAATGCATTGGCTGATCCGCTCGATACCCAAGACAAGCCCTGTTACGATCAGTCGGCTTTGATGCGTCAATACGATCTGATTTCAGAGATCTGCGATTGCATGTCGGATTTGGGTTGGGGTCCGTATCAAAACGATCACGAAGACGCCAACGGCCAGTTTGAAATGAACTGGGACTACGACGACGCTTTGGTCACCGCCGACCGCCACGTGTTCTTTAAATTCATGGCCAAAACCTTGGCCGAAAAACGCGGTATGCGCGCGACGTTCATGCCCAAGCCCTTTAACCACTTAACGGGCAATGGCTGCCACATGCACGTGTCGGTCTGGGACAAAACGGGCAATAAAAACCTGTTTGCCGATAAAAAGGACGAAATGGGTATTTCCAAAATAGGCTATCAGTTCATGGGCGGTGTGATGCATTCGGCTGACGCACTGTGTGCCATCTTTAACCCCACCGTGAACAGCTACAAACGCATCAATGCACCCATCACCGCGTCTGGTGCCACATGGTCGCCGAACACGGTGACCTTTACCGGCAACAACCGCACGCACATGGTGCGCATCCCCGATGCCGGGCGCTTTGAGTTCCGCTTGATGGACGGCTCCACCAATCCGTACTTGAGCCAAGCGGGTGTTCTCGCCGCAGGTTTGGATGGGGTGGAAAACAACCGCGATCCCGGTGAGCGTTTGGACATCAACATGTACGAAGACGGCCACACTCTGCACGATGTGAAAAAGCTTCCGCTCAATATGTTGGATGCCTTGCGCTTGATGGAAACCAGCGACGTGGTGCGCGCAGGGCTAGGCTCTGAATTTGTAGACAGCTATTTGAAAATGAAAATGCAGGAGTGGAACAATTTCATGAGCCACGCCAGCACGTGGGAGCGCGCCAACACGTTAGATTGCTGA
- a CDS encoding 2Fe-2S iron-sulfur cluster-binding protein: MTTNRLPSPYGRLIQRDKPVHFTFEGKSYTGFEGDTIASALMANGQSVMSRSFKYHRPRSVFSMSGAEANTLMQVDSMPNVVGDVHPISKGLKAEAQNVFGGLNGDKAKWLDKLSRFMPVGFYYHTFFRPKFLWPVWERVIRGLAGLGKVDVSLGHDDSYDKAYTFCDVAVVGAGVSGLSAALEAAQAESDVILIDSGVKLGGSALYKNQDVSDLAKAVENQANIEIYLNATAQGLFADNMLAVIQGKRMYKLRAHKVVVATGVIGQPAVFAGNDLPGVMHASAAQRLMHLYGVCPGHSAAVLTADEDGYACALDLMAAGVTISQVIDLRAGFAATGLMHDAFKAKDIPIRYAAMVSEAQSGADGHLERVIVKDFDGHGRVSGRTEQVSCDVLCISVGVVPNAGLIHHLGTPALYDEEAATFKLPEELPANVFVAGGVNGYRSHVSKAADGKRAAGGAGEVPADPPGYQNHPWPMAAGGAGKAFVDYDEDLQMKDILNAVRSGFSHVQLLKRYSTAGMGPMQGRTGHLAVVRLSAKEAGRPLNKAGMTTLRPPIGGETLGHLAGRQFDPTRYTAVHDRHVELGAEMMVAGSWLRPAYYPQANEHANAAIQREVLAVRNGVGLIDISTLGKLEVRGPDAAEFLNRMHTFAYLKQPVGRLRYALMCGDAGQVIDDGVAARLADDHFYVSATTGGVDGVYRRMLWFNAQWGLKVDIANVTGAYAAFNVAGPDARKVMERLEPSFDVSAEALPYMGAVEGTLNETPVRALRVGFVGELGYELHCPVSQGLSLWDALMDAGKDLNIQPFGVEAQRVLRLEKGHIIVGQDTDGLSTPPEADMAWAIAKKKPFYVGKAAVDSLNTDGPERRLVGFALASGSVLPEESHLVIEGKDIAGRVTSISESPSLGHPLGLAFVRPDLSEVGQSIAIRGDKGQMIPAKVVSLPFYDADGKRQEM, translated from the coding sequence ATGACCACCAACCGTCTGCCCAGCCCCTATGGCCGTTTGATCCAACGCGACAAACCTGTGCACTTTACGTTCGAAGGCAAAAGCTACACGGGCTTTGAAGGCGACACCATTGCGTCGGCTCTAATGGCGAACGGGCAAAGTGTGATGTCGCGCTCGTTCAAATACCATCGGCCACGTAGCGTTTTTTCTATGAGCGGTGCAGAAGCCAACACCTTGATGCAAGTGGACAGCATGCCCAACGTGGTGGGCGATGTTCACCCGATTTCAAAAGGCCTGAAGGCCGAAGCGCAAAACGTGTTCGGTGGTTTGAACGGGGACAAGGCCAAGTGGCTGGACAAGCTGTCACGCTTCATGCCCGTAGGCTTCTATTACCACACGTTCTTCCGGCCCAAGTTTCTGTGGCCCGTTTGGGAACGTGTCATTCGTGGCCTCGCGGGTCTTGGAAAGGTCGATGTGAGCCTCGGTCACGATGACAGCTATGACAAAGCCTATACGTTTTGCGACGTGGCGGTGGTCGGTGCTGGTGTGTCGGGTTTGAGCGCTGCCCTGGAAGCCGCGCAAGCAGAGTCTGATGTGATCTTGATCGACAGTGGTGTTAAGCTGGGTGGCTCTGCCCTTTACAAAAACCAAGATGTTTCTGATTTGGCCAAAGCCGTTGAAAACCAGGCCAATATTGAAATCTATCTGAATGCCACAGCCCAAGGCCTATTCGCCGACAACATGCTGGCTGTCATCCAAGGCAAACGCATGTACAAACTGCGGGCCCATAAAGTTGTGGTTGCCACGGGCGTCATCGGTCAGCCTGCCGTGTTTGCGGGCAACGACTTACCGGGTGTAATGCATGCCTCGGCAGCACAACGTTTGATGCATCTGTATGGTGTCTGCCCCGGCCATTCCGCCGCCGTGTTGACGGCGGATGAAGACGGTTATGCTTGTGCCTTGGATTTGATGGCGGCGGGCGTGACGATTTCTCAAGTCATCGATCTGCGCGCAGGCTTTGCCGCGACAGGTCTCATGCATGACGCGTTCAAAGCCAAAGATATTCCCATTCGTTATGCGGCGATGGTTAGTGAAGCACAAAGCGGTGCGGACGGTCATTTGGAACGCGTCATTGTCAAAGATTTTGATGGGCACGGTAGAGTGTCGGGCCGTACAGAACAGGTTTCGTGCGATGTCTTGTGTATCTCCGTCGGGGTCGTGCCGAACGCGGGGCTGATTCACCACTTGGGCACGCCCGCACTTTATGACGAAGAGGCTGCGACGTTTAAGCTGCCCGAAGAGCTGCCTGCAAATGTTTTCGTGGCCGGTGGGGTGAACGGCTATCGCTCACATGTTTCCAAAGCTGCTGACGGTAAGCGCGCTGCAGGGGGTGCAGGCGAAGTCCCCGCCGATCCCCCAGGATACCAAAACCACCCCTGGCCGATGGCTGCGGGCGGTGCAGGCAAAGCCTTTGTCGATTATGACGAAGATTTGCAGATGAAAGACATTCTCAATGCCGTGCGCTCTGGTTTCTCGCATGTTCAGTTGTTAAAGCGCTACTCCACCGCCGGTATGGGGCCCATGCAAGGGCGCACCGGGCACTTGGCCGTGGTGCGCTTGTCGGCCAAAGAAGCGGGACGCCCGCTGAACAAGGCCGGCATGACCACATTGCGCCCCCCCATTGGCGGCGAGACCTTGGGCCATTTGGCCGGACGACAGTTTGACCCGACGCGCTACACCGCCGTGCATGACCGTCATGTTGAGCTGGGCGCCGAAATGATGGTGGCCGGTTCGTGGCTGCGTCCCGCTTACTATCCGCAAGCGAACGAACATGCCAACGCGGCTATTCAGCGTGAAGTTTTGGCTGTGCGCAATGGTGTCGGTCTAATTGATATTTCCACGCTGGGCAAGTTGGAAGTGCGCGGGCCCGATGCGGCTGAGTTCTTGAACCGCATGCACACCTTTGCCTATCTGAAACAACCCGTCGGGCGGTTGCGCTATGCCTTGATGTGTGGCGATGCGGGCCAAGTCATTGACGATGGTGTGGCTGCCCGATTGGCCGACGATCACTTTTATGTTTCCGCCACCACCGGCGGTGTGGACGGTGTCTATCGTCGCATGCTGTGGTTCAACGCCCAGTGGGGACTGAAGGTTGACATTGCCAATGTCACCGGAGCCTATGCAGCGTTCAACGTGGCCGGGCCTGATGCCCGCAAAGTGATGGAACGCTTAGAGCCCAGCTTTGACGTATCGGCTGAGGCGCTGCCTTATATGGGCGCGGTTGAGGGCACTTTGAACGAAACCCCCGTGCGGGCCCTGCGCGTTGGCTTCGTCGGAGAATTGGGTTACGAACTTCACTGTCCCGTATCTCAAGGCCTGAGCCTTTGGGATGCATTGATGGACGCCGGAAAAGATCTCAACATCCAACCCTTCGGTGTCGAAGCCCAGCGCGTGCTGCGATTGGAAAAGGGACATATTATTGTCGGTCAAGACACGGACGGTCTGTCCACCCCACCCGAAGCCGACATGGCCTGGGCCATTGCCAAGAAGAAGCCGTTTTATGTGGGCAAGGCGGCAGTCGATAGCCTCAATACAGACGGGCCAGAACGGCGCTTGGTGGGCTTTGCCTTGGCATCCGGATCGGTTCTGCCGGAAGAATCTCACTTGGTCATTGAAGGCAAAGACATTGCGGGGCGTGTGACGTCCATTTCCGAAAGCCCCAGCTTGGGCCACCCTTTGGGTCTTGCGTTCGTCCGTCCCGATTTGAGTGAGGTCGGCCAAAGCATCGCCATTCGTGGTGACAAGGGCCAGATGATCCCGGCCAAAGTTGTCAGCCTGCCGTTCTACGACGCAGACGGAAAAAGGCAGGAGATGTAA
- the purU gene encoding formyltetrahydrofolate deformylase produces MNEIATSPATIAAASEKYILTVNCPDTIGIVAATSTFFADNGAFISESVHYGDDETGRFFLRTVFAKGSDAWPGIDAICQGMSEIGRKFDMDWNVHPMTEKPRVMIAVSKFGHCLNDLLHAWVTGRLPVDISAVVSNHETFRKLVEMHELPFHHLPVTKETKRDQEKQILDLMDDTDTELLVLARYMQVLSSEMCDALKGRCINIHHSFLPSFKGAKPYQQAHARGVKLIGATAHYVTSDLDEGPIIEQDSERVSHTNSASEFVEVGRHVETGVLNRAVRWHCERRVMLNGHKTIVLR; encoded by the coding sequence ATGAACGAAATTGCGACTTCTCCGGCGACGATTGCGGCGGCGAGCGAGAAATATATCCTCACAGTGAACTGCCCCGACACCATCGGGATCGTGGCGGCGACCTCGACCTTTTTTGCCGACAACGGCGCCTTCATTTCCGAAAGTGTGCACTACGGCGATGACGAAACCGGGCGGTTCTTTTTGCGCACGGTGTTTGCCAAGGGCTCTGATGCGTGGCCCGGCATTGACGCCATCTGCCAAGGCATGAGCGAGATTGGCCGAAAGTTCGACATGGACTGGAACGTCCACCCCATGACAGAAAAGCCGCGGGTGATGATCGCGGTGTCCAAGTTTGGGCATTGTCTCAATGATTTGCTGCACGCGTGGGTGACCGGGCGTTTGCCCGTAGACATTTCAGCCGTGGTGTCCAACCACGAAACCTTCCGCAAATTGGTGGAAATGCACGAGCTGCCGTTCCACCATTTGCCGGTTACCAAAGAAACCAAGCGCGACCAAGAGAAACAGATTTTGGATCTGATGGACGACACCGACACAGAGCTGTTGGTGCTGGCGCGCTACATGCAGGTGCTTAGCTCTGAAATGTGTGATGCGTTGAAGGGGCGCTGCATCAACATTCACCACTCGTTCCTGCCCAGCTTCAAAGGGGCGAAGCCTTACCAACAAGCCCATGCCCGCGGTGTGAAGTTGATCGGCGCCACGGCGCACTATGTCACGTCGGATTTGGACGAAGGCCCTATCATTGAGCAAGATTCCGAACGCGTCAGCCACACCAACTCCGCGTCCGAGTTCGTCGAAGTCGGCCGCCACGTGGAAACGGGCGTTTTGAACCGCGCGGTGCGCTGGCACTGTGAACGGCGTGTGATGTTAAACGGGCACAAGACGATTGTGTTGCGCTAG
- a CDS encoding helix-turn-helix domain-containing protein translates to MSGHENDVVEKSLFSSDNIPPERQYEAWREVISTLFEVKSASGAEGEAFSASLDSYLLDDQVVFTRCDTVAQTFSRNALRTAQDGLDYYLIQTHLSGTQDICRGQKRNTIMPGDLVVMDLADNHWAETSDFNNLTYVVPRHFLAPLLDAPDCQQGRVLKAGNPMVTLVVEHMKTMNRVVDGISCEDAALTIAPTMSLIASALNSSPESIEDGISNIARSTIMRAKLEIESNLHHAGLTVTSLCSKLGMTRTTVFRLFKPYGGVQAYIKDRRLKRCAEALVSQQHKNSRIYEIAYSWGFASEAHFSRAFKSKFGITPSEAREAPNLLKPDREILAENDTGDPYFDIWLTETLKA, encoded by the coding sequence ATGAGCGGGCATGAGAACGACGTCGTGGAAAAATCATTGTTTTCCAGCGACAACATCCCCCCTGAGCGTCAATACGAGGCTTGGCGTGAAGTTATTTCCACTTTGTTTGAGGTGAAATCTGCTTCGGGCGCTGAGGGGGAAGCGTTTTCTGCGTCGCTGGACAGTTATCTTTTGGACGATCAAGTCGTGTTCACCCGGTGTGACACGGTGGCACAAACGTTTTCGAGAAATGCGTTACGCACGGCTCAAGATGGTTTGGATTATTATTTAATTCAAACACATCTATCCGGAACACAAGACATTTGCCGTGGACAAAAACGAAATACGATTATGCCGGGCGACTTGGTTGTCATGGACCTTGCCGACAACCATTGGGCTGAAACCTCTGACTTCAACAATTTAACATACGTTGTGCCGCGTCATTTTTTAGCACCTTTGCTAGATGCACCAGATTGCCAACAAGGCCGCGTGCTCAAAGCAGGAAACCCAATGGTGACCCTGGTTGTTGAGCACATGAAAACCATGAACAGAGTTGTCGATGGCATATCTTGTGAAGACGCGGCCCTGACCATTGCCCCAACAATGTCCTTGATTGCCAGCGCGCTCAACAGCAGCCCTGAATCTATTGAGGACGGAATATCAAATATCGCTCGCTCAACGATCATGCGGGCTAAGTTGGAAATTGAAAGCAATCTTCATCACGCCGGCCTGACGGTGACGTCTCTCTGTTCAAAGCTTGGCATGACCAGAACAACCGTATTTCGCTTGTTCAAGCCCTATGGCGGCGTGCAGGCGTACATTAAAGATCGCCGTTTAAAACGGTGCGCTGAAGCTCTCGTCTCTCAACAACATAAAAATAGCCGCATTTATGAAATTGCATACAGTTGGGGGTTTGCCAGCGAAGCGCACTTTTCTCGAGCTTTTAAGTCAAAATTCGGCATCACACCGAGCGAAGCGAGAGAGGCCCCCAACCTCTTAAAGCCCGATAGAGAAATCTTGGCCGAGAATGATACGGGTGATCCGTATTTCGACATCTGGCTCACAGAGACACTCAAAGCCTGA
- a CDS encoding P-II family nitrogen regulator, with protein sequence MSNKKREMVVLTDVSLITAIVQRGKADEIVKAAQEVGAQGASIHYSHGRGVRERLGVLGLVVEAEKETIQIIVSSDQANRVFESIYRAGDFDTPGMGIMWVTPVEKAATFIPEDILEKFGREDRRNPFDVRPTDA encoded by the coding sequence AAAAAACGTGAAATGGTCGTACTGACAGACGTGTCGCTGATCACAGCGATTGTGCAACGGGGCAAGGCCGACGAGATCGTCAAAGCCGCGCAAGAGGTCGGTGCTCAGGGCGCAAGCATCCATTATTCCCATGGCCGCGGGGTGCGCGAACGCCTTGGTGTGTTGGGACTGGTGGTGGAAGCCGAAAAAGAGACCATCCAGATCATTGTCTCCTCCGACCAAGCCAACCGCGTGTTCGAAAGCATTTACCGGGCTGGAGACTTTGACACTCCCGGAATGGGCATCATGTGGGTGACCCCCGTGGAAAAGGCCGCGACCTTTATTCCGGAAGATATCCTTGAGAAGTTCGGCCGTGAGGATCGTCGCAATCCCTTTGACGTGAGGCCGACCGACGCATGA
- a CDS encoding helix-turn-helix domain-containing protein — protein MANTSGKSNQDTGSVMLDQDPHALDGAQQNSLEAAIGYQVREFRNKLGMTVVELSKQAGVSPGMLSKIENGQTSPSLATLQSLSRALNVPVTTLFRRFEEQRDATFVKAGEGLAIERRGTRAGHQYQLLGHSVHKAITVEPYLITLTEESDVFPLFQHSGLEFVYVLEGKVSYRHGNHLYTMEAGDSLFFDADAPHGPEELIDLPIKLMSIISYPRSENS, from the coding sequence TTGGCCAACACATCCGGCAAATCCAATCAAGACACAGGATCTGTAATGTTGGATCAAGACCCCCATGCCCTGGACGGTGCCCAACAAAACAGCTTGGAAGCCGCCATCGGCTATCAAGTTCGTGAGTTCCGCAACAAATTGGGCATGACGGTGGTGGAGCTGTCCAAACAAGCGGGCGTGTCGCCGGGCATGTTGTCCAAAATCGAAAACGGCCAAACCAGCCCGTCCTTGGCGACGTTGCAGTCCTTATCGCGCGCCTTGAACGTTCCGGTGACCACTTTGTTCCGCCGGTTCGAAGAACAGCGCGACGCCACGTTCGTGAAAGCGGGCGAGGGCTTAGCCATTGAACGGCGCGGCACGCGGGCGGGCCACCAATACCAATTGCTGGGCCATTCGGTGCACAAGGCCATCACGGTTGAACCCTACCTGATCACGCTCACCGAAGAATCCGACGTGTTCCCGTTGTTTCAGCACTCAGGCCTCGAATTCGTCTATGTGCTGGAAGGCAAAGTCAGCTACCGCCACGGCAATCACCTCTACACCATGGAAGCGGGCGATTCGTTGTTCTTCGATGCCGACGCCCCCCACGGTCCGGAAGAACTGATTGATCTGCCCATCAAGCTGATGTCGATCATTTCCTATCCACGCAGCGAAAATTCTTAA
- a CDS encoding autotransporter outer membrane beta-barrel domain-containing protein, with protein MFTDSDFDGTSTNAEHRGCSVGDDGVKAAKSTCADNAVAAGTYTSYIKGLVAADETATLTVNYVVNAGATLDVTSASVVVGTFSGTDTPTALLSSVSSSQTSVIIKNVNTRLTAVLSGGATGVGRSNASGVGREEPTAPSRFTSQPSDFIFGGSREGLLSINKTTNTFSEGSSRGVKLENALSEIAMLASFDTSQMILAAANENQGQPGATRTLGNPLVDRPWTIWGHGSRTSVTNTRNNSGDDSRYDGDVWGYNIGVDYRITSDLYAGASLGYSKTKLNTTYNFGTYREVNKMVTPYAVWQPDENIQLSAMAGYSIGDLEKERDDDITSDTDTSMWFASMKGAYMFQPKPDVPLSMNVHVGVLASRKKIDGYTESDGEVAQNATTNTRQVSTGLESAYTFDVQSLLLEPFVRTDYVHDFMDVTNMDHGAYNVGGGLRLGSEQYGLNGSIEGETQLGRSDYEEYSIASMVTYSFALDGEANAKSNMAEPYIKTTFTMATQTFGTGVKYTHGRLPLTINMDMSQSMPTTGGANAFQTEVKAALTF; from the coding sequence ATGTTTACCGATTCAGATTTCGACGGCACATCGACAAATGCCGAACACAGAGGGTGTAGCGTTGGTGATGATGGCGTAAAGGCCGCCAAAAGCACCTGTGCTGACAACGCAGTAGCGGCGGGCACATACACCTCATATATCAAAGGCTTGGTGGCTGCTGATGAAACGGCGACCCTGACGGTAAACTATGTTGTCAATGCCGGTGCGACACTTGACGTTACCTCAGCAAGTGTCGTTGTTGGTACATTTTCCGGTACAGATACGCCCACAGCGCTGCTTAGTTCTGTTTCCAGTTCCCAAACAAGTGTCATTATTAAAAATGTGAATACACGCCTTACCGCCGTGTTGAGCGGCGGGGCAACGGGCGTTGGGCGGAGCAACGCCTCAGGAGTGGGACGGGAAGAGCCAACTGCGCCGTCACGTTTCACGAGCCAGCCTTCGGACTTCATTTTTGGAGGTTCTCGCGAAGGCTTGCTTTCCATAAACAAAACCACCAACACCTTTTCCGAAGGTTCGTCACGGGGTGTTAAGCTTGAAAACGCGTTAAGTGAAATTGCGATGCTCGCTTCATTCGACACGTCCCAAATGATCCTTGCCGCTGCAAACGAAAACCAGGGACAACCCGGCGCCACGCGGACGCTGGGCAATCCCTTGGTTGACCGGCCCTGGACAATTTGGGGCCATGGCAGCCGCACCAGTGTAACCAATACACGCAACAACAGTGGCGACGACAGTCGTTATGATGGGGATGTGTGGGGCTATAACATTGGGGTTGATTACCGCATCACATCAGATTTGTACGCGGGTGCATCCCTGGGCTATTCCAAAACCAAACTGAACACCACGTACAATTTCGGCACATATCGCGAAGTCAACAAAATGGTGACGCCCTATGCCGTCTGGCAACCGGACGAAAATATTCAGCTGTCAGCAATGGCCGGCTATTCCATTGGCGATCTTGAAAAAGAACGCGACGATGACATCACGTCCGACACGGACACCAGCATGTGGTTTGCCTCAATGAAGGGGGCATACATGTTTCAACCCAAACCCGATGTGCCGCTCAGCATGAACGTTCACGTCGGCGTTTTGGCCTCTCGCAAAAAGATTGACGGTTATACGGAGAGTGATGGCGAGGTGGCCCAAAATGCAACGACCAACACGCGCCAAGTCAGCACGGGACTAGAGAGTGCCTACACCTTTGATGTCCAAAGCTTGCTCTTAGAACCGTTTGTGCGCACAGATTATGTCCATGACTTCATGGATGTGACGAATATGGACCATGGAGCCTACAACGTGGGCGGTGGCTTGCGGTTGGGGTCTGAGCAATACGGTCTCAATGGCTCCATCGAAGGCGAGACGCAATTGGGGCGATCTGACTATGAAGAATATTCCATCGCCAGCATGGTCACCTACAGCTTTGCGCTAGACGGTGAAGCGAACGCCAAATCAAACATGGCTGAACCTTACATCAAAACGACCTTCACCATGGCGACCCAGACCTTCGGCACAGGGGTGAAGTACACCCACGGACGACTTCCCCTAACCATCAATATGGATATGAGCCAGTCGATGCCGACAACAGGTGGCGCCAACGCTTTCCAAACAGAAGTGAAAGCCGCTTTGACTTTCTAA
- a CDS encoding sarcosine oxidase subunit delta, whose translation MKLMPCPLNGSRNIQEFVCGGEVQKLPADNAPNREWADYTFQRENAAGVVREWWMHVPSSYWFIAERDTRTDEILKTYGVEDLT comes from the coding sequence ATGAAACTGATGCCATGTCCCTTAAATGGTTCGCGCAATATTCAAGAGTTTGTCTGTGGTGGTGAAGTGCAAAAACTTCCCGCCGACAACGCCCCCAACCGCGAATGGGCGGACTATACCTTCCAGCGCGAAAACGCGGCGGGTGTGGTGCGCGAATGGTGGATGCACGTGCCCTCGTCTTATTGGTTCATTGCCGAGCGTGATACCCGCACGGATGAAATCCTCAAGACCTATGGGGTGGAGGATTTGACATGA